In a single window of the Arcobacter sp. CECT 8986 genome:
- a CDS encoding PhoH family protein, whose translation MSFEKVYILDTNILLGDAQNIYKLSDNNRNLIVLPETVLDEIDTKKSGFDEINFQAREFARILENSQIIKSDKIEDYKVVTVKIEDISTVTIDIISKDEYNINSRNSAINIINDRKILEIAKFAQQYYKDIDCSFLSLDIMARTRAISLDINTSALLGSNEDDFNYEFIKTIQIQFEQLETIDNSPILEYDKEHKPYNFAYCFKVKGSDQVLLACIQNGKISVLDEAEIRNQTITPLNKEQLFFSNAILSHYFNVLIIEAKAGSGKTLLALSGALKLVRQKYFQRIIYIRNSIESLDKGEDIGYLPGLEEKFRIYNHPLMDSLDYIIRSEHKRKATKKNNQVEELDDSEVSTRIEQLIQNYSIETMWVGEMRGRTLSNAFVIIDEAQNMSNKTMQMVLSRIDNSCKVVILGSNKQIDNFYVNKHTNALTTLLKSTQNKSDLVKPFAIKLEKVLRGPITEWAEQIFSTDNK comes from the coding sequence ATGAGTTTTGAAAAAGTTTATATATTAGATACAAATATCTTACTTGGAGATGCACAAAATATCTATAAGTTAAGTGATAATAATAGAAATTTAATAGTTTTACCAGAGACTGTTTTAGATGAAATAGATACTAAAAAAAGTGGATTTGATGAGATTAATTTTCAAGCAAGAGAGTTTGCAAGAATTTTAGAAAATTCTCAAATTATAAAAAGTGATAAAATAGAAGATTATAAAGTTGTAACAGTTAAAATAGAGGATATTTCAACTGTTACAATTGATATAATTTCAAAAGATGAATATAATATAAATTCAAGAAATAGTGCTATAAATATCATCAATGATAGAAAAATCTTAGAAATAGCAAAATTTGCCCAACAATATTACAAAGATATTGATTGTAGTTTTTTATCTCTTGATATAATGGCAAGAACAAGAGCAATTTCTCTTGATATTAATACAAGTGCCCTACTTGGTTCAAATGAAGATGATTTTAATTATGAATTTATAAAAACAATTCAAATTCAATTTGAACAGTTAGAAACAATAGATAACTCACCTATTTTAGAATATGATAAAGAGCATAAACCATATAACTTTGCTTATTGTTTTAAAGTAAAAGGTTCTGACCAAGTTTTATTAGCTTGTATTCAAAATGGAAAGATATCTGTACTTGATGAAGCAGAAATTAGAAATCAAACAATTACACCTTTAAATAAAGAGCAACTATTCTTCTCAAATGCAATATTAAGCCACTACTTTAATGTATTAATAATAGAAGCTAAAGCTGGTAGTGGTAAGACTTTATTAGCACTTAGTGGTGCTTTAAAACTAGTAAGACAAAAATATTTTCAAAGAATAATTTATATAAGAAACTCTATTGAGTCTTTGGATAAAGGTGAAGATATTGGATATTTACCAGGACTTGAAGAAAAATTTAGAATATATAATCATCCTTTAATGGATAGTTTAGACTACATTATAAGAAGTGAACATAAAAGAAAAGCTACAAAGAAAAATAATCAAGTAGAAGAGTTAGATGATTCAGAAGTTAGCACAAGAATAGAACAACTAATTCAAAACTACTCTATTGAAACAATGTGGGTAGGTGAAATGAGAGGTAGAACTCTATCAAATGCTTTTGTTATTATTGATGAAGCTCAAAATATGTCTAATAAAACTATGCAAATGGTTCTTTCAAGAATTGATAATAGTTGTAAAGTAGTAATATTAGGAAGTAATAAACAAATTGATAACTTTTATGTGAATAAACATACAAATGCTTTAACTACACTTTTAAAATCTACTCAAAATAAGAGTGATTTAGTTAAACCATTTGCAATAAAACTTGAAAAAGTTTTAAGAGGTCCAATTACTGAATGGGCAGAACAGATTTTTAGTACTGACAATAAATAA
- a CDS encoding KpsF/GutQ family sugar-phosphate isomerase: MNYKELAKEVLLTEANELEIAAQKLDNDEIDFEKVVDLIVNCKGKLIVTGVGKSGLVGTKIAATLASTGTSSFFLHPTEAMHGDLGMIGKEDIVLGISYSGESEELIQILPHLKRFDIPLIAMARSKESTLGKYADFFMNINVTKEACPLDTAPTSSTTLTMAMGDVLAVCLMKKREFKKEDFASFHPGGSLGKQLFVKVDDLLRKDNLPVVSRETKLKDAIVTMSEGRIGSVIVVDENKKVVALLSDGDLRRALMSDNFSLDCSIEEVATKNPKLINDKNLLASDALHIIEDYKIQLLIVVDSSENLVGVLHIHDLIEAGIK, from the coding sequence ATGAATTATAAAGAGCTTGCAAAAGAGGTTTTATTAACTGAAGCAAATGAATTGGAAATTGCTGCACAGAAGTTAGATAATGATGAAATTGATTTTGAAAAGGTTGTTGATTTAATTGTAAATTGTAAAGGAAAACTAATAGTAACTGGTGTTGGAAAGTCAGGATTAGTTGGAACAAAAATTGCAGCAACTTTAGCAAGCACAGGAACAAGCTCTTTTTTCCTTCATCCTACTGAAGCTATGCATGGTGATTTAGGAATGATAGGTAAAGAAGATATTGTTTTAGGAATTTCTTATAGTGGAGAGAGTGAAGAGCTTATTCAGATTCTTCCGCATCTTAAAAGATTTGATATTCCATTAATTGCAATGGCAAGAAGTAAAGAATCAACACTTGGTAAATATGCTGATTTCTTTATGAATATAAATGTTACAAAAGAAGCATGTCCTTTAGATACTGCTCCTACTTCTTCTACTACATTAACAATGGCAATGGGAGATGTATTAGCAGTTTGTCTTATGAAAAAAAGAGAGTTCAAAAAAGAGGACTTTGCTTCTTTTCATCCTGGTGGAAGCTTAGGAAAACAACTTTTTGTAAAAGTTGATGATTTATTAAGAAAAGATAATCTACCTGTAGTTTCACGTGAAACAAAACTAAAAGATGCAATTGTAACAATGAGTGAAGGTAGAATTGGAAGTGTTATTGTAGTTGATGAAAATAAAAAAGTTGTAGCACTTTTAAGTGATGGAGATTTAAGAAGAGCATTAATGAGTGATAACTTCTCTTTAGATTGTTCTATTGAAGAAGTAGCTACAAAAAATCCTAAGTTAATAAATGATAAAAATTTATTAGCAAGTGATGCATTACACATTATAGAAGATTATAAAATACAACTTCTTATTGTAGTTGATAGTAGTGAAAACTTAGTTGGAGTTTTACACATACATGACTTAATTGAAGCTGGTATAAAATAA
- a CDS encoding replication-associated recombination protein A translates to MIDLANQLRPTSLESFVGQNHIIGKDKALYKLLMKKEIPHLFFYGKPGTGKTTLAKIIAKHINSDYYYFNATSIKIEDLRKVFDKYKNSLLKPIVFIDEVHRLSKNQQEVLLPIMENYDAIIIGASTENPFFTLTSAIRSRSFLYEFLPLTNEELNGIINEAIKDSQIELNKEAREYLIASSSGDARAMLNLLNFASKVETNITLDLLKQLRSNIIGDGVSSSDSHYDLASAMIKSLRGSDVDAALYYLGRLINGGESVDFITRRMVIFASEDIGNANPNALNLAVSTMHACNKIGYPESRIILGQCAIYLASCPKSNSAYAGINKALADIKNGRILQVPKHLDSFHKGYKYPHDYGGWVEQEYLPEPLIYYENYGVGFEKTLNEWLRKIKRKD, encoded by the coding sequence ATGATTGATTTAGCAAACCAATTAAGACCAACAAGTTTAGAAAGCTTTGTTGGTCAAAATCATATAATTGGAAAAGACAAAGCCTTATATAAACTATTGATGAAAAAAGAGATTCCTCATCTCTTTTTCTATGGTAAACCAGGAACTGGTAAAACTACACTTGCAAAAATTATTGCAAAGCATATAAATAGTGATTATTATTATTTTAATGCAACTTCTATAAAAATTGAAGATTTAAGAAAAGTATTTGATAAATATAAGAACTCTCTTTTAAAGCCAATTGTTTTTATTGATGAAGTTCATAGACTTTCAAAAAATCAACAAGAAGTACTTCTTCCAATTATGGAAAATTATGATGCAATAATAATAGGAGCAAGTACAGAAAATCCATTTTTCACCCTAACCTCTGCTATTCGTTCTCGTTCATTTTTATATGAGTTTTTACCACTTACAAATGAAGAGTTAAATGGAATTATAAATGAAGCCATAAAAGATAGCCAAATAGAGTTAAATAAAGAAGCAAGAGAGTATTTAATAGCTTCAAGTAGTGGTGATGCAAGGGCAATGCTAAACTTATTAAATTTTGCTTCTAAAGTTGAAACAAATATAACACTTGATTTGTTAAAACAATTAAGAAGTAATATTATTGGTGATGGTGTAAGTTCTAGTGATTCACACTATGATTTAGCAAGTGCTATGATTAAATCATTAAGAGGTTCAGATGTAGATGCTGCTTTATACTATTTAGGAAGATTAATAAATGGTGGAGAAAGCGTTGATTTTATAACTAGAAGAATGGTGATTTTTGCAAGTGAAGATATAGGAAATGCAAATCCAAATGCTTTAAATTTAGCAGTAAGTACAATGCACGCATGTAATAAAATTGGATATCCAGAATCAAGAATAATTTTAGGACAATGTGCTATTTATCTTGCATCATGTCCAAAATCAAATAGTGCATATGCAGGAATTAATAAAGCATTAGCTGATATAAAAAATGGTAGAATTTTACAGGTACCAAAACATCTTGATTCATTTCATAAAGGGTATAAATATCCCCATGATTATGGAGGTTGGGTAGAACAAGAGTATTTACCTGAACCACTAATTTATTATGAAAATTATGGTGTAGGCTTTGAAAAGACACTAAATGAGTGGCTACGAAAAATAAAGAGGAAAGATTGA
- a CDS encoding CopD family protein encodes MDLLLSYYLWIVIFHIMAVLSWMAMLFYQPRLYVYHTEHKNKPDFVEVVKVQEYKMYKYIGLPAMWATIISGILMIILMPDMLNFSDPWLYAKLFFAGILVLYSFSLEYYRKRLEMGIYPKSGNFFRAYNEVPTVLSLLIVGYVITKTFSIAFTLITLLIGAFIIYKVLKQTPKDAA; translated from the coding sequence ATGGATTTACTTCTAAGTTACTATTTATGGATTGTGATATTCCATATTATGGCGGTTTTATCGTGGATGGCAATGCTATTTTATCAGCCAAGATTGTATGTTTATCACACTGAACACAAAAACAAACCTGATTTTGTTGAAGTTGTAAAAGTACAAGAATATAAAATGTATAAATACATTGGATTACCAGCAATGTGGGCAACAATTATAAGTGGAATACTTATGATTATATTGATGCCAGATATGTTGAATTTTAGTGATCCTTGGTTATATGCAAAACTATTTTTTGCTGGAATTTTAGTACTTTACTCTTTTTCTTTAGAGTATTATAGAAAAAGATTAGAGATGGGAATTTATCCAAAAAGTGGAAATTTCTTTAGAGCATATAATGAAGTTCCAACTGTATTATCACTTTTAATTGTTGGTTATGTTATTACTAAAACATTTTCAATTGCATTTACTTTAATAACTCTTTTAATAGGAGCTTTTATTATCTATAAAGTACTAAAACAAACACCAAAAGATGCTGCATGA
- a CDS encoding ribonuclease J, with translation MEETKVQEDKVVEQKAPTTNNNKPTTRQSKPRNTRTKNTNNNNHNRNNNTNTTTSTSGSNQQERKNSNPNSNPQQRKKRPTTNKQKVPVQKGEGWISDLKKAHQINEKIHRDRLNPHYKLNLNTNAKVRITPLGGLGEIGGNMMVMETETCAIIIDVGMSFPDEDMHGVDILIPDFSYIREIKNKIAGIVITHGHEDHIGAMPYLFKEMQFPVYGTSLPLEMIGSKFDEHKMREHRKYFRAIQKRVPIKIGEFEVEWMHITHSIIDSSAIAVTTEAGTIIHTGDFKIDHTPIDGYPTDLHRLAHYGEQGVLLLTSDSTNSHSQGFTKSEKTVGPTFDKIFQSATGRVIMSTFSSNIHRVAQAIERGLAFNRKICVIGRSMEKNLELAMSLGYIKFPRDQFIDAHEVNKYNDNEVLIVTTGSQGESMSALYRMAIHEHRHIKIKPSDQIILSAKAIPGNEGSVSGIINHLLKAGAKVAYQDFSDIHVSGHAAQEEQKLMLRLIKPKFFMPVHGEYNHALRHGQTGIDCGILERNLYIMSDGEQIEVTPKYLKKVKTVKTGKVYIDNQLNNKIADDIVIDRQTMAKEGVVVIVAQVNADDRTMAHKPKVSSFGLVPNKLDRAFSKEIEDILNTALKNARPGIFKNSKILEDEIRKVVRKHCVRKYKKYPMIVPTIFVQ, from the coding sequence ATGGAAGAAACGAAAGTACAAGAGGATAAAGTAGTAGAACAAAAAGCGCCTACTACTAATAACAACAAACCGACAACAAGGCAGAGTAAGCCTAGAAATACTCGAACAAAAAATACAAATAATAACAACCATAATAGAAATAATAATACAAATACTACTACTTCTACGTCTGGTTCTAACCAACAAGAAAGAAAAAATAGTAATCCAAATAGTAATCCACAACAAAGAAAGAAAAGGCCTACAACAAATAAACAAAAAGTGCCTGTACAAAAAGGTGAAGGTTGGATTAGTGATTTAAAAAAAGCACATCAAATCAATGAAAAAATTCATAGAGATAGATTAAACCCACACTATAAATTAAATCTAAATACAAATGCAAAAGTTAGAATTACTCCACTTGGTGGTTTAGGTGAAATTGGTGGAAATATGATGGTAATGGAGACAGAAACATGTGCTATTATCATTGATGTTGGTATGAGTTTCCCTGATGAGGATATGCATGGTGTAGATATTTTAATACCTGATTTCTCATATATTAGAGAGATTAAAAATAAAATTGCAGGTATTGTAATAACTCACGGACATGAGGATCATATTGGTGCAATGCCATATTTATTTAAAGAGATGCAATTTCCAGTATATGGAACTTCATTACCTTTAGAAATGATTGGTTCAAAATTTGATGAACACAAAATGAGAGAGCACAGAAAATATTTCAGAGCTATTCAAAAAAGAGTACCTATTAAAATTGGTGAATTTGAAGTAGAATGGATGCATATTACTCACTCTATTATTGATTCATCTGCAATTGCAGTTACAACTGAAGCTGGTACAATTATTCATACAGGTGATTTTAAAATTGACCATACTCCAATTGATGGATATCCAACAGATTTACATAGACTTGCACATTATGGTGAGCAAGGTGTTTTACTTTTAACAAGTGATTCAACTAATTCACACTCTCAAGGATTTACAAAATCTGAAAAAACAGTTGGCCCTACTTTTGATAAAATATTCCAAAGTGCAACTGGTAGAGTTATTATGTCAACTTTCTCATCTAATATTCATAGGGTTGCACAAGCAATTGAGAGAGGACTTGCATTTAATAGAAAGATTTGTGTTATTGGAAGATCAATGGAAAAAAACCTTGAACTTGCAATGAGTTTAGGTTATATTAAATTCCCAAGAGATCAATTTATTGATGCACATGAAGTAAATAAATATAATGATAATGAAGTATTAATTGTAACAACTGGAAGTCAAGGTGAATCAATGAGTGCTTTATATAGAATGGCAATTCATGAGCACAGACATATAAAAATTAAACCAAGTGACCAAATTATTTTATCTGCAAAAGCAATTCCTGGTAATGAAGGAAGTGTTTCAGGTATTATAAATCACTTATTAAAAGCTGGTGCAAAAGTAGCATATCAAGATTTTAGTGATATTCACGTATCAGGACATGCTGCACAAGAAGAACAAAAACTTATGTTAAGACTTATCAAACCAAAATTTTTTATGCCAGTACACGGTGAGTATAATCATGCTTTAAGACATGGTCAAACTGGTATTGATTGTGGAATTTTAGAAAGAAACTTATATATTATGAGTGATGGAGAGCAAATTGAAGTAACGCCCAAATATCTTAAAAAAGTTAAAACTGTAAAAACAGGAAAAGTTTATATAGATAATCAACTAAACAATAAAATTGCTGATGATATTGTAATTGATAGACAAACAATGGCAAAAGAAGGTGTAGTTGTAATCGTAGCACAAGTAAATGCAGATGATAGAACAATGGCTCATAAACCAAAAGTTAGCTCTTTTGGACTTGTACCAAATAAACTTGATAGAGCATTTAGTAAAGAGATTGAAGATATTTTAAATACTGCATTGAAAAATGCAAGACCTGGAATATTTAAAAATAGTAAAATTTTAGAAGACGAAATTAGAAAAGTAGTAAGAAAACATTGTGTTAGAAAATATAAAAAATACCCAATGATTGTACCTACTATTTTTGTTCAATAA
- a CDS encoding pseudouridine synthase encodes MPTEKKKNETVELIRLNKFLSHNSKYSRREADKLIEEGRVSVNSKVVKNLATKVTENDLVKIDKQVIKIDKERMYTVIVYNKPKGELVTKNDPQGRRTIYHTLGSKYKHYLPIGRLDYASEGVLLLSDSVDVVNALMHSTLERVYKLKVDGEINYKVEQAMKDGLSLDNATAGAHESTKIQSMSFSPFVAYQILTNNHNFSKIKVVISEGKNRELRRFFSHFGLNVMDLKRLDFGGVSLNNLPTGKSRFLSKEEYRHLREYLRTLNND; translated from the coding sequence ATGCCAACTGAAAAGAAAAAAAATGAAACAGTAGAGTTAATAAGACTTAACAAATTTCTTTCTCATAATAGTAAATATTCAAGAAGAGAAGCGGATAAGCTTATTGAAGAAGGAAGAGTTAGTGTAAACTCTAAGGTTGTAAAAAATCTAGCAACTAAAGTTACAGAAAATGATTTAGTAAAAATAGATAAACAAGTTATCAAAATAGATAAAGAAAGAATGTATACAGTAATTGTATATAATAAACCAAAAGGTGAATTAGTTACAAAAAATGACCCTCAAGGTAGAAGAACTATCTATCATACTTTAGGAAGTAAATATAAACACTACTTACCAATTGGAAGACTTGACTATGCAAGTGAAGGTGTACTTTTATTATCTGATAGTGTAGATGTAGTAAATGCTTTAATGCACTCTACTTTAGAAAGAGTATATAAATTAAAAGTTGATGGTGAGATAAACTATAAAGTAGAACAAGCTATGAAAGATGGATTGAGTTTAGATAATGCAACAGCTGGTGCACATGAAAGTACAAAAATCCAATCAATGAGTTTCTCTCCTTTTGTTGCTTATCAAATATTAACTAATAATCACAATTTTTCAAAAATAAAAGTTGTAATTAGTGAAGGTAAAAATAGAGAACTTAGAAGATTCTTCTCTCACTTTGGTCTAAATGTTATGGACTTAAAAAGATTAGATTTTGGTGGAGTATCTTTAAATAACTTACCAACAGGAAAAAGTAGATTTCTTTCAAAAGAAGAGTATAGACATTTAAGAGAGTATTTAAGAACACTAAATAATGATTGA